One region of Dokdonia sp. 4H-3-7-5 genomic DNA includes:
- a CDS encoding mechanosensitive ion channel domain-containing protein: MELFRPEIIHSAVTLGILIVLRIITSYFVRRFSERKNKVKKRANLIMKYVDAVLLIIAFIISILIWGIKIKDIGVIASSVFAIIGVAFFAQWSVLSNLTSGVIIFFTLPYKIGDRIKIHDKDFPIIAIIEDIKAFHTNLRTSDGGLHTYPNSLILQKGITLVEEGISTNILEQNQQMDEDDPFNKAV; encoded by the coding sequence ATGGAATTATTTAGACCAGAAATCATACACAGTGCTGTAACGCTAGGGATTCTTATCGTTTTACGTATCATCACTTCTTATTTTGTACGTCGTTTTTCTGAGCGTAAAAACAAAGTAAAGAAACGTGCAAACCTAATTATGAAATATGTAGATGCAGTGCTTTTAATAATTGCATTTATTATAAGTATACTCATCTGGGGAATTAAAATAAAGGATATTGGAGTCATTGCTAGCTCTGTCTTTGCTATTATAGGTGTTGCATTTTTTGCGCAGTGGTCAGTGCTAAGTAATCTTACCTCTGGAGTAATCATATTTTTTACACTCCCATATAAAATAGGCGATCGTATCAAAATTCATGATAAAGACTTTCCTATTATTGCAATTATAGAGGACATTAAGGCTTTTCACACTAATCTACGTACTTCTGATGGCGGACTACACACCTACCCTAACAGTTTAATTCTTCAAAAAGGAATCACACTTGTAGAGGAAGGAATCTCTACAAATATCTTAGAGCAAAATCAACAAATGGACGAGGATGATCCCTTTAATAAAGCGGTTTAG
- the corA gene encoding magnesium/cobalt transporter CorA: MIRKKIKSKVNALVRNNITKETVKEKLSHAPGHVIYTGNKAQKAVSIDVFDYNDDYLDEETLARLEEYHKDTDEKTVTWININGLSDTVALTQIAERYKLHPLVMEDVANTSQRPKLDEYSDHLFIVFKMLYYDDQNQLNVEHISLILGKTYLICLQEYDGDVFDGVRERIRHAKGRVRSNGADYLTYAIMDAVIDHYFIIIEQLSNKIEELEDKIYTDNSQNYSQEIQTLKKEVIQVRRSIFPLREVVNKLEKVENHLVLKKTQVFVRDLYDHTIQVIETVEVYRDTIAGLMDMNSTNIANRMNEVMKVLTIIATIFIPMTFLAGIYGMNFEHIPELAIKDGYYYFWGAMIVIFVASLVYFKRKKWL, translated from the coding sequence ATGATCAGAAAAAAAATTAAAAGTAAAGTAAACGCTTTAGTGAGAAATAATATCACCAAGGAGACCGTAAAAGAAAAACTCTCTCACGCTCCTGGTCATGTAATCTACACAGGTAATAAAGCGCAAAAGGCTGTAAGTATTGACGTCTTTGATTACAACGACGACTATCTGGATGAAGAAACGCTAGCCCGACTAGAAGAATACCATAAAGATACCGACGAGAAAACAGTAACCTGGATTAATATTAATGGTCTAAGTGATACTGTTGCTCTTACACAAATTGCAGAGCGTTACAAATTGCACCCACTAGTAATGGAAGACGTTGCAAACACTAGCCAGCGACCTAAACTAGACGAGTATAGCGACCACTTATTTATCGTTTTTAAAATGCTCTATTATGATGATCAAAATCAGCTGAATGTTGAGCACATAAGTTTAATTTTAGGTAAGACCTATTTGATATGTTTACAAGAATATGATGGTGACGTTTTTGACGGAGTGCGTGAACGCATAAGGCATGCAAAAGGAAGAGTGCGCTCTAATGGCGCAGACTACCTTACCTATGCAATTATGGATGCCGTGATTGACCATTACTTTATAATCATCGAGCAACTAAGTAACAAAATTGAAGAGCTTGAAGATAAAATTTATACAGACAACTCTCAAAATTACTCTCAAGAAATTCAAACTCTCAAAAAAGAGGTGATACAAGTAAGACGATCTATATTTCCTCTCAGAGAGGTAGTAAACAAGCTCGAAAAAGTAGAAAATCACCTTGTTCTTAAGAAAACACAGGTATTTGTAAGAGACTTATATGATCACACAATCCAAGTAATTGAGACCGTAGAGGTATACCGAGATACGATTGCTGGGTTAATGGATATGAACTCGACAAACATTGCAAACCGTATGAATGAAGTGATGAAGGTGCTTACCATCATCGCTACCATTTTTATACCTATGACCTTTCTTGCAGGAATTTATGGGATGAATTTTGAGCATATACCAGAACTAGCTATCAAGGATGGTTATTATTATTTCTGGGGAGCTATGATTGTTATTTTTGTTGCCTCTCTTGTTTATTTTAAGCGCAAAAAATGGTTGTAA
- a CDS encoding Maf-like protein, producing the protein MLKEKLKNYNLILASGSPRRQEFFKELGLDFTIDIKPVDEIFPEALEGSDITDHLARLKASAFSNLKAQDILVTSDTIVWFNGVALNKPEDRDEAYAMISALSGSTHEVITSVAFTTATAQTVINDTTKVTFKVLTDEEIDYYIENFQPYDKAGGYGIQEWFGYVAVTSLEGSYFNVMGMPLHKVYETLMLLADS; encoded by the coding sequence ATGCTTAAAGAAAAACTTAAAAATTACAACCTCATACTTGCCTCTGGATCTCCTAGACGCCAGGAGTTTTTTAAAGAACTAGGACTCGACTTTACTATAGATATCAAACCTGTAGATGAGATTTTTCCAGAAGCGCTAGAAGGATCAGATATTACGGATCATCTCGCTAGACTCAAGGCTTCTGCATTTTCAAATTTGAAAGCGCAAGATATCCTAGTTACTAGTGATACCATTGTCTGGTTCAACGGAGTTGCTTTAAATAAACCAGAGGATCGAGATGAAGCATATGCCATGATATCTGCGCTTTCTGGCAGTACACATGAGGTAATCACATCTGTTGCATTTACTACTGCTACAGCACAAACAGTTATTAATGATACCACAAAAGTGACGTTTAAAGTCCTCACTGATGAAGAAATAGACTATTATATAGAAAACTTCCAGCCGTATGATAAGGCAGGCGGTTACGGTATTCAAGAATGGTTTGGCTACGTTGCAGTGACGAGTTTAGAAGGTTCTTACTTCAATGTCATGGGAATGCCGCTTCACAAAGTTTATGAAACGTTAATGCTGCTAGCAGACTCATAG
- a CDS encoding geranylgeranylglycerol-phosphate geranylgeranyltransferase produces the protein MAYLKIIRPFNLFMIFIAQLILKLSLSYLRDVGTQLSFLEFATLSFATLCIAAAGYIHNDIVDIKADRINKPNEVYVVDNISLRAAYTYFISLWTIGIILGIYSSFILGHWDYSLLFIGVSVALYAYNSYLQRIPILGNVVTSGLVAFSLVIIWLFEVKALKLSGVEHVLTKEGHILFTFVVVLAFMINVLRELVKDVQDINGDYAMKYHTLPIIIGSKRTMLLCALIALGLLFNSALFTFIFARGPLLISVVLFAFTILPLGHVASQCWNAEKTSDYKYIARLLKGIMLLGILLFPLILIIERYA, from the coding sequence GTGGCATATTTAAAAATCATAAGACCTTTTAATCTGTTTATGATTTTTATAGCTCAGCTTATTTTAAAGTTGTCTTTGAGTTATTTAAGAGATGTAGGCACTCAGCTCTCTTTTTTAGAGTTTGCGACACTGTCTTTTGCTACACTTTGTATAGCGGCTGCAGGATATATTCATAACGACATAGTTGATATTAAAGCAGATCGTATCAACAAGCCTAATGAGGTTTATGTAGTCGATAACATATCATTACGTGCTGCTTACACCTACTTTATCTCACTGTGGACCATAGGAATTATTTTAGGGATTTACAGTTCGTTTATTTTAGGACATTGGGACTATTCATTACTGTTTATAGGAGTGAGTGTAGCGCTCTATGCATATAACTCATACTTGCAAAGAATCCCTATTCTAGGAAACGTTGTAACTAGTGGGCTGGTTGCTTTTTCGCTTGTCATTATATGGTTGTTTGAAGTCAAAGCTCTTAAACTTTCTGGAGTAGAACATGTACTCACAAAAGAAGGTCACATCCTATTCACCTTTGTTGTAGTACTTGCTTTTATGATTAATGTATTGCGAGAACTAGTAAAAGACGTACAAGACATAAATGGGGATTATGCCATGAAGTATCACACCTTACCTATAATAATTGGCAGTAAACGTACGATGCTATTATGCGCTCTAATCGCACTAGGGTTGTTGTTTAATAGTGCATTATTCACCTTTATATTTGCACGTGGGCCACTACTTATTAGTGTAGTACTTTTTGCATTTACAATACTACCATTAGGGCATGTTGCCTCCCAATGCTGGAATGCAGAAAAAACATCAGATTATAAATATATTGCTAGACTACTTAAAGGAATAATGCTTTTAGGCATTCTCCTTTTTCCACTTATACTAATTATAGAACGCTATGCTTAA
- a CDS encoding KdsC family phosphatase, producing the protein MEKSYKEYLHHITTFIFDVDGVLTDGSLHITSNGHMHRTMNVKDGYAMKAALEAGYNLCIISGGTDEGVRSRLQKLGIEDIALGAHLKMEHLQAYIDKKNIRLENILYMGDDIPDFPVMKKVGLPCCPQDAVKEIKEISRYISHKKGGHGCVRDVIEQVLKVQNNWMKEMDASAH; encoded by the coding sequence ATGGAAAAGAGTTATAAGGAATACCTACACCACATTACTACATTTATTTTTGACGTAGATGGAGTACTTACTGACGGGTCATTACACATTACATCAAATGGCCATATGCATCGTACTATGAATGTAAAAGATGGCTATGCTATGAAGGCTGCGCTAGAAGCTGGTTACAACCTATGTATCATAAGCGGTGGTACTGACGAAGGTGTACGCTCTAGACTTCAAAAACTGGGCATAGAAGATATTGCACTAGGCGCACACCTTAAAATGGAACACCTACAAGCGTATATAGATAAGAAAAATATACGCCTAGAAAACATCCTCTACATGGGCGATGACATTCCTGATTTTCCAGTGATGAAAAAAGTAGGATTACCTTGTTGTCCTCAAGATGCTGTAAAAGAAATCAAAGAAATATCTAGGTATATTTCTCACAAAAAAGGTGGTCACGGTTGTGTGCGTGATGTGATTGAACAAGTACTTAAAGTGCAAAACAACTGGATGAAAGAAATGGATGCTTCGGCACACTAA
- a CDS encoding Rossmann-like and DUF2520 domain-containing protein, producing the protein MIEVNIVGTGNVAWHLAKALGSQNQAILMQVAGRSPEKLKNFNNIARETVSIHNLKPADVTIITVSDDAIKSISEQIPFDNSLVVHTSGFTAMSTLSRKHNKGVFYPLQSFSKEDTSIDFTEIPILIEAADQKDEKTLKTLASIISNNVQVINSEQRRQLHLAAVFANNFTNHCYTIAQELCDVHGVPFDTLYPLIQKTTEKALQQGPKNSQTGPAKRDDKQVIDQQIKLLTDPDHTAVYKNITKAITHFYGKEL; encoded by the coding sequence ATGATTGAAGTAAATATTGTCGGTACTGGTAATGTAGCTTGGCATCTAGCCAAGGCTTTGGGTTCGCAAAATCAAGCAATACTCATGCAGGTTGCAGGTCGCTCTCCTGAAAAGCTCAAAAACTTTAACAATATTGCTCGAGAAACTGTCTCAATACATAATCTTAAGCCTGCAGATGTCACCATTATTACTGTAAGCGATGATGCGATTAAAAGTATCTCTGAGCAGATTCCCTTTGATAACTCCCTGGTGGTACATACTTCTGGATTTACTGCGATGAGTACGCTTTCGCGAAAGCATAACAAAGGAGTTTTTTATCCGCTGCAAAGTTTTTCTAAAGAAGATACATCGATAGACTTTACCGAGATTCCTATTCTCATAGAAGCCGCTGATCAAAAAGATGAAAAAACCTTAAAGACCTTAGCTTCGATTATATCAAACAATGTACAAGTAATAAACAGTGAGCAGCGCAGGCAATTGCACCTTGCTGCAGTATTTGCAAATAATTTTACAAATCACTGTTACACCATTGCTCAAGAACTTTGTGACGTACACGGAGTTCCTTTTGACACCTTGTATCCTCTTATACAGAAAACTACCGAAAAAGCGTTACAACAAGGACCTAAAAACAGTCAGACAGGTCCTGCAAAACGTGATGACAAGCAGGTCATAGACCAACAAATTAAATTGCTTACTGATCCTGATCATACAGCGGTTTATAAAAACATAACAAAAGCGATTACACATTTCTATGGAAAAGAGTTATAA
- the ccsA gene encoding cytochrome c biogenesis protein CcsA: MQKKIASILFSTRLMGILFIAYFVAMAVGTFLDQGQETSPTPYSRYWIYDAWWFTLIHIMFVINFVGNIFRYKLLRKEKITTLIFHASFIIILIGAGITKYISYEGVMPIEEGASESSFMSEKTYLEVFVDGERDGEPMRRPLEKELSLSPRLNNDFSWTERFNHSSTDRSDYTDISFNFNKFIDGAEDGFVEDENGLWHLKIVETGTDNQRHEHFLVEGELVNIHNVLYAFNKPTDGAINISFDGENYTFSSPFAGDVTVMATQAKSEVPEAVEQPLKLRALYNLGGKLLVIPEPAIRGRTGIVAKEVPEKNQEDALFVDVTVKGETKTVGLLGGRGYSNDKKKIEVGGHTLYLSYGSKAMPLPFAIKLNDFVAERYPGTENSYASFESKITVEDADENFDYDIYMNNVLDHKGFRFFQASFFPDESGTILSVSHDFWGTWVTYIGYFLLYLGMMLILFDKGSRFGELKKRLGKIKIKKSKLAAVLLFFAFAKAGYAQDDLSNKAPEVSNGNVEVRDTIATDGENIEDILGLDGHSEVTHQQTMPTQEEIKKLIVENAVPLEHAQKFGKLVIQEDGGRMMPVNTFSSMLLRKLSRSDTYEGLTADQVMLSMIENPQIWTFTELIYLKKGNDSLRNIVGVPSDRKYFKQMDFFTPDFKYKLGPFLADAYSEINQTKISKELTEMDQRLGLLDRTLVKEILKIFPKPNDPNNKWISPIEVKDAAYRATDSVIANQIFPAYLLSLQKGRQSGDYSDADKVLAGIEKFQRTHSNDIMPSKEKIDAEVYYNEHDVFTKLYWMYMLAAVFMMIFVIAAIFNPSKFITFMGKLGAAIIIVLFIVHTGGLIWRWYIAGHAPWSDAYESVLYVGWATVFFGLAFGKDSMLTIASTAFVGAFILWAASLNWMNPEIANLQAVLNSYWLMIHTAVIVASYGPFILGAILGIVSLFLMIFTTEKNKERMDLSIKEITIINELALTVGMVLLAIGTFLGGQWANESWGRYWGWDPKETWALISLIVYAFVIHMRLIPGLRGRWLFNFSSIIALGSILFTWWGVNYYLSGLHAYQSGGDIATQKIFVTLGVLSVLGFFSYRKYRKFYVGKSKA, encoded by the coding sequence ATGCAAAAGAAAATCGCCTCTATTTTATTCTCCACAAGACTGATGGGGATATTGTTTATAGCTTACTTTGTCGCAATGGCAGTAGGTACCTTTTTAGATCAAGGGCAAGAAACTTCTCCTACACCTTACTCCAGATATTGGATTTATGATGCATGGTGGTTTACACTTATCCACATCATGTTTGTCATCAACTTTGTAGGGAATATTTTCCGTTATAAATTATTACGTAAAGAGAAGATAACCACGCTTATTTTTCACGCTTCTTTTATCATTATTTTAATAGGTGCCGGAATCACAAAATATATTAGTTATGAAGGGGTCATGCCTATAGAAGAAGGTGCGTCAGAAAGCTCTTTTATGAGTGAAAAAACTTATTTAGAAGTATTTGTAGATGGTGAACGTGACGGAGAGCCTATGCGTCGACCGCTAGAAAAGGAATTATCATTATCGCCACGCCTTAATAACGATTTCTCCTGGACTGAGCGCTTTAATCATAGTTCTACAGATCGTAGTGATTATACAGATATTTCTTTCAACTTTAATAAATTTATTGATGGTGCAGAAGATGGTTTCGTAGAAGATGAAAACGGACTCTGGCATCTTAAGATTGTCGAAACAGGAACAGATAATCAACGTCATGAGCACTTCTTAGTAGAAGGGGAGCTCGTAAATATTCACAATGTGTTGTATGCTTTTAATAAGCCTACAGATGGTGCAATAAATATTAGTTTTGATGGAGAAAATTATACGTTTTCATCACCATTTGCTGGTGATGTAACTGTGATGGCAACACAAGCTAAAAGCGAAGTGCCAGAAGCGGTAGAACAACCACTTAAACTTAGAGCATTATACAACTTAGGAGGAAAACTTCTTGTCATTCCAGAGCCTGCAATACGTGGCCGTACAGGTATTGTCGCAAAGGAAGTGCCAGAAAAGAATCAAGAAGATGCTTTATTTGTTGATGTTACTGTTAAGGGTGAGACTAAAACGGTAGGTCTTTTAGGTGGTCGCGGTTATAGTAATGACAAGAAAAAAATTGAAGTAGGAGGTCATACGCTGTATCTATCTTATGGAAGCAAAGCGATGCCATTACCATTTGCTATAAAACTTAATGACTTCGTTGCAGAACGTTATCCTGGTACAGAAAACAGCTATGCATCTTTTGAGAGTAAGATAACTGTAGAAGATGCAGATGAGAATTTTGACTACGATATTTATATGAATAACGTACTCGATCATAAAGGGTTTCGCTTTTTTCAAGCTAGTTTCTTCCCAGATGAGAGTGGAACAATTCTTTCAGTAAGTCATGATTTTTGGGGTACGTGGGTTACATATATTGGGTATTTCTTATTGTATCTAGGGATGATGTTGATTCTATTTGATAAGGGTTCACGTTTTGGCGAACTCAAAAAGCGTTTAGGAAAAATCAAGATTAAAAAATCAAAACTAGCTGCGGTGTTGTTGTTTTTCGCTTTTGCGAAAGCGGGATACGCACAAGACGATTTATCTAATAAAGCACCAGAAGTCTCAAACGGAAATGTAGAGGTGCGCGACACGATTGCTACAGACGGTGAGAATATTGAGGATATATTAGGTCTAGACGGACACAGTGAGGTGACGCACCAGCAAACGATGCCTACACAAGAAGAAATCAAGAAACTTATTGTTGAGAATGCAGTGCCTCTAGAGCATGCTCAAAAGTTTGGTAAACTTGTGATTCAAGAAGATGGTGGGCGTATGATGCCTGTAAACACATTTTCTAGTATGCTGCTTCGTAAGTTGAGTAGAAGCGATACGTATGAAGGTCTTACAGCAGATCAAGTAATGCTTTCTATGATTGAGAACCCGCAAATATGGACGTTTACAGAGCTTATCTATCTCAAAAAGGGTAATGACAGTCTACGTAATATTGTAGGAGTACCATCAGACAGAAAGTACTTTAAACAGATGGACTTTTTTACTCCAGATTTTAAGTATAAGTTAGGACCATTTCTTGCAGATGCATATTCTGAGATCAATCAGACTAAGATCTCAAAGGAACTTACAGAAATGGATCAGCGTCTAGGGCTGCTAGATAGAACATTAGTAAAAGAGATTTTAAAGATTTTTCCTAAGCCAAACGATCCAAATAATAAATGGATATCACCCATAGAAGTTAAAGATGCAGCTTACAGAGCAACAGACTCGGTAATTGCAAATCAAATATTTCCTGCATACTTACTCAGTTTACAAAAAGGAAGACAGTCTGGAGACTACTCTGATGCAGATAAAGTACTTGCTGGGATAGAGAAATTCCAGCGTACGCATAGCAATGATATCATGCCTTCTAAAGAGAAGATAGATGCAGAGGTATATTACAACGAGCACGATGTATTTACAAAGCTTTACTGGATGTATATGCTTGCAGCTGTGTTTATGATGATTTTTGTGATTGCTGCTATTTTTAATCCTAGTAAGTTTATTACGTTTATGGGTAAACTAGGAGCGGCTATTATCATAGTGTTATTTATAGTTCATACTGGAGGTCTTATATGGCGTTGGTATATTGCAGGTCACGCTCCTTGGAGTGATGCCTATGAGTCTGTACTATATGTAGGATGGGCAACGGTATTCTTTGGTTTAGCCTTTGGTAAAGACAGTATGCTTACTATTGCAAGTACTGCTTTTGTAGGAGCATTTATTTTGTGGGCAGCTTCGTTAAACTGGATGAATCCAGAGATTGCAAATTTACAGGCGGTTTTAAATAGTTACTGGCTTATGATTCACACAGCCGTAATTGTTGCGAGTTATGGCCCTTTTATACTTGGTGCCATTTTAGGTATTGTCTCTCTGTTTTTAATGATATTTACTACAGAGAAGAATAAAGAAAGAATGGATCTCAGTATTAAAGAGATTACCATTATTAATGAGCTTGCGCTTACTGTAGGTATGGTGTTGCTCGCTATAGGTACCTTCTTAGGAGGACAGTGGGCAAACGAGAGCTGGGGGCGTTACTGGGGTTGGGATCCTAAGGAAACTTGGGCGCTTATCTCACTCATTGTATATGCCTTTGTCATACACATGAGACTTATACCAGGATTAAGAGGAAGATGGTTGTTCAATTTTTCATCTATTATTGCACTAGGGAGTATTCTCTTTACTTGGTGGGGAGTGAACTATTACCTATCTGGGCTTCATGCTTACCAAAGTGGAGGCGACATCGCTACTCAAAAGATATTTGTTACTCTAGGCGTATTGTCTGTGTTAGGGTTCTTCTCTTACAGAAAATATAGAAAGTTTTACGTGGGTAAAAGTAAAGCGTAG
- a CDS encoding 7TM-DISM domain-containing protein, translating into MKILMLLLALLCVSAGTPFESIYYLRDTNGSLTIDEVKNATFTSTSSDNLGAENGTYWFKIDDITADREILELKSSHVSYLELYDSNGKELNIMKDTRFPSYFLVKRNLEFPLYLKANFPLEAYFPIHLSDESSFASNEKRSLLSIGFFYGTAIALIVAILVFYFIVRNTQFLFFAFLVFAVLLSILTKDNVLYLFGVSSDISTSLEIFGHYLVGLSATGFMMFYLKVRPHQLWIKYLMLIISGLSTLFLIIYFVTQNIISFTGVDITSISTVILMWALMLMIAKGPRKTILILVYSIDILFLADYFILHIFNLSFIHYTPAQVAIAASLNFTLIAILLLASFKDIQRKGVLMKQKLMFQVQELKELSAYKNVQDADDNYMESLIYQYDLENMEVRILNDISKGLSNEMIALKHSLSDDKLQQLTTSLYSKLGLDNGTDLQELSF; encoded by the coding sequence ATGAAGATATTAATGCTTCTTTTGGCTTTGCTGTGCGTAAGTGCGGGCACTCCATTTGAATCTATTTACTATCTAAGAGACACAAACGGAAGCCTTACTATTGATGAAGTGAAAAATGCTACTTTCACTTCTACCAGTTCAGATAATCTCGGAGCTGAGAATGGCACATACTGGTTTAAAATAGATGATATAACTGCAGATAGAGAGATTCTCGAATTGAAATCTTCGCACGTTAGTTACCTAGAATTATACGATTCTAATGGTAAAGAACTTAACATTATGAAGGACACACGGTTTCCTTCCTATTTCCTAGTCAAAAGAAATCTTGAATTCCCACTTTACCTAAAAGCAAATTTCCCATTAGAAGCCTACTTCCCTATTCATTTATCTGATGAATCTTCTTTTGCTAGCAATGAAAAAAGGAGCTTATTAAGCATTGGTTTCTTTTATGGTACAGCGATAGCACTCATCGTAGCGATTTTAGTTTTTTACTTTATAGTTAGAAATACGCAATTTCTATTTTTTGCATTTTTAGTGTTTGCTGTCCTTTTAAGTATCCTAACAAAAGACAATGTCTTGTATTTATTTGGGGTTAGTAGTGACATATCTACATCTCTTGAAATATTTGGACATTATTTAGTAGGTCTTTCGGCTACAGGTTTCATGATGTTTTATTTGAAAGTAAGACCACACCAGCTATGGATAAAGTATCTTATGCTTATCATAAGCGGTCTGTCCACTCTATTTCTGATAATTTATTTTGTAACTCAGAACATTATTAGTTTCACAGGTGTAGACATTACCTCGATTTCAACAGTGATTCTCATGTGGGCTTTGATGCTTATGATAGCAAAAGGCCCAAGAAAAACAATCCTAATACTAGTGTATAGTATTGACATCTTATTTCTTGCGGACTATTTTATACTTCACATCTTTAATCTATCGTTTATACATTATACTCCTGCACAAGTAGCTATAGCTGCATCTTTAAACTTTACTTTAATTGCTATATTGCTTCTTGCTTCTTTTAAAGATATTCAAAGAAAAGGGGTCCTAATGAAACAAAAGTTAATGTTTCAAGTCCAAGAATTAAAAGAACTCAGTGCCTACAAAAATGTCCAAGACGCAGATGACAATTATATGGAATCTCTAATATACCAGTATGATCTTGAGAATATGGAGGTGCGTATTTTAAACGATATTTCAAAAGGGCTTAGCAATGAAATGATTGCCTTAAAACACAGTCTATCTGATGACAAACTGCAACAACTTACTACTAGCCTCTATTCAAAGCTCGGGCTTGATAATGGGACAGACTTACAAGAATTATCTTTCTAA
- the fumC gene encoding class II fumarate hydratase — translation MEYRIEKDTMGEVKVPADKLWGAQTERSRNNFKIGAPASMPIEVVHGFAILKKAAAYTNCELGVLSTEKRDLIAQACDEILTGMHDDQFPLVIWQTGSGTQSNMNVNEVIANRAHQLAGKVIGEGEKTLAPNDDVNKSQSSNDTFPTGMHIAGYKKVVETTIPGVRKLRDTLKAKAVAFKDVVKIGRTHLMDATPLTLGQEFSGFVSQLDHGLKALDNTLDHLSELALGGTAVGTGLNTPKGYAELVASYMADFSGHPFRTAENKFEALAAHDAIVETHGALKQLAVSLNKIANDIRMLASGPRSSIGEISIPANEPGSSIMPGKVNPTQCEAITMVCAQVVGNDVAISVGGMQGHYELNVFKPMMAANLLQSAQLIGDACLSFSDHCASGIEPNNERIKELLDNSLMLVTALNTKIGYYKAAEIANTAHKNGTTLKVEAINLGYVTAEEFDEWVRPEDMV, via the coding sequence ATGGAATATAGAATCGAGAAAGATACGATGGGCGAGGTAAAAGTACCCGCAGATAAACTATGGGGAGCTCAAACAGAGCGCTCAAGAAACAATTTTAAAATAGGTGCTCCTGCATCTATGCCTATCGAGGTTGTACACGGTTTTGCCATTCTTAAAAAAGCAGCTGCTTACACGAACTGTGAGCTAGGTGTCCTTTCTACAGAAAAAAGAGATCTTATTGCACAAGCTTGTGATGAAATCCTCACAGGGATGCATGATGATCAGTTCCCACTAGTAATCTGGCAAACAGGTTCTGGAACTCAAAGTAACATGAATGTAAACGAGGTGATTGCAAATCGTGCTCACCAACTAGCAGGAAAAGTAATAGGTGAAGGTGAAAAAACACTAGCTCCTAACGATGACGTAAATAAATCACAATCTTCTAACGATACATTCCCTACAGGAATGCATATCGCAGGATATAAAAAAGTAGTTGAAACTACAATCCCAGGAGTACGTAAATTAAGAGACACGCTTAAAGCGAAAGCGGTTGCCTTTAAAGATGTAGTAAAAATAGGACGTACGCACTTAATGGACGCTACTCCACTTACACTAGGTCAAGAATTTTCTGGTTTTGTATCACAACTTGATCACGGACTAAAGGCGCTAGACAATACGCTTGACCACCTTTCTGAGCTTGCATTAGGTGGTACAGCAGTAGGAACTGGACTTAACACTCCAAAAGGATATGCTGAGCTTGTAGCTTCTTATATGGCAGATTTTTCTGGTCACCCTTTCCGTACTGCCGAAAATAAATTTGAAGCACTTGCTGCTCACGATGCTATTGTTGAAACTCATGGAGCGCTTAAACAACTAGCCGTATCTCTCAATAAAATAGCAAATGACATTAGAATGCTAGCGTCAGGACCACGTAGTAGTATTGGCGAAATATCGATTCCAGCAAACGAGCCTGGATCATCTATAATGCCTGGTAAGGTAAATCCTACGCAATGTGAAGCCATAACTATGGTTTGCGCCCAAGTAGTGGGTAATGACGTTGCTATAAGTGTGGGAGGTATGCAAGGACATTATGAACTGAATGTATTTAAACCAATGATGGCTGCAAACCTATTACAGTCTGCACAACTTATAGGTGATGCTTGCTTGTCATTTTCAGATCATTGCGCTTCAGGCATAGAGCCTAACAATGAGCGTATTAAAGAGCTTCTAGACAATTCTTTGATGCTAGTAACAGCGTTAAATACTAAGATAGGTTACTATAAAGCAGCAGAGATTGCAAACACTGCTCACAAAAATGGAACTACACTTAAAGTAGAAGCTATTAACCTAGGATATGTAACTGCCGAAGAATTTGACGAATGGGTACGTCCTGAGGATATGGTCTAA